A single genomic interval of Dysidea avara chromosome 8, odDysAvar1.4, whole genome shotgun sequence harbors:
- the LOC136262718 gene encoding uncharacterized protein isoform X2, producing the protein MQLQAFKCEHKDSNCVPWTDWLPRIQYNLNVQVCRTLKQSPYEVVFGQPPRLTPFAELPEGVDHCIMEEDLTDLIKDDDVSLPFDELPPTVFPPTSSSRMSPQQLSRSTSPPSKNH; encoded by the exons ATGCAGTTGCAAGCATTTAAATGTGAGCACAAGGATTCCAACTGTGTACCGTGGACTGACTGGCTGCCACGTATTCAAT ATAATTTAAATGTTCAAGTGTGTCGCACTTTAAAACAAAGCCCATATGAAGTGGTGTTTGGCCAGCCACCAAGGTTAACCCCATTTGCTGAACTTCCCGAAGGAGTTGACCATTGTATAATGGAAGAGGATTTAACTGATCTTATCAAAGATG atgatgtgtcactgcCATTTGATGAATTACCACCAACTGTGTTTCCACCAACATCTAGttcaaggatgtcaccacaACAACTGAGTAGAAGTACATCACCACCATCAAAG aacCATTGA
- the LOC136262718 gene encoding uncharacterized protein isoform X1 gives MQLQAFKCEHKDSNCVPWTDWLPRIQYNLNVQVCRTLKQSPYEVVFGQPPRLTPFAELPEGVDHCIMEEDLTDLIKDDDVSLPFDELPPTVFPPTSSSRMSPQQLSRSTSPPSKVKQGLNV, from the exons ATGCAGTTGCAAGCATTTAAATGTGAGCACAAGGATTCCAACTGTGTACCGTGGACTGACTGGCTGCCACGTATTCAAT ATAATTTAAATGTTCAAGTGTGTCGCACTTTAAAACAAAGCCCATATGAAGTGGTGTTTGGCCAGCCACCAAGGTTAACCCCATTTGCTGAACTTCCCGAAGGAGTTGACCATTGTATAATGGAAGAGGATTTAACTGATCTTATCAAAGATG atgatgtgtcactgcCATTTGATGAATTACCACCAACTGTGTTTCCACCAACATCTAGttcaaggatgtcaccacaACAACTGAGTAGAAGTACATCACCACCATCAAAGGTTAAGCAAGGATTAAACGTGTAG